The genomic DNA TCCAGGTGGCGTAAGAGGTCCGCCGGATCATCATAGGTACGATAGGCGCCCGCCCGTTCCAGTTCTTCCCTCCCATAACCTCCCGACAACAGCCCCACCCCGAGCGCGGAAGCACGACGGGCCGCCAAGAGATCCCACACGCTGTCACCGACGACGATGCACTTCGCAATCGGAACGCGAAGTTGTTCAGCGGCAGCCAGAAACAAATCAGGATCGGGCTTCGCGCGCTGCACCTGATCGCGCGTCACCACGGGAGTTCCGGGAGGAAGCTTCAGCAGTTTCAACGTATGTTGCGCGCTTTGCAGTCGCCCGCTGGTGGCGATGGCATAGGGCACGTGAGCCGCCGTCAATGCGTTCAGTAATGCTTGCGCCCCGGGCAGCACCCGGAGTGATGGGGCTTGTTTCGCAAAGGCGTCGGCATGCACCCGCTGAATGCGCTCCGCCTCGTCTTTTGAAACGGGCCGTCCGGTTTCCCGCCAGAGCGCATGTAACATGAGGCCACCGCTCATGCCGATTTGACGGTGAATCCTCCAAACCGGCAGTTCAATTCCTGCCGCTTGGGTGGCCTCACGCCAAGCCAGCACATGCTGGTAAACACTATCCACGAGCGTGCCGTCCAGATCGAAGAGAAACGCTACAGAGTCAGGATCCTGCGAAACGGCCATGAGGTCTAGTTCTCCAACTTCGCATCCATGGTGATCGTGGCGTTGAGCAGCCGTGAAATAGGACAGCCGGCCTTGGCCGCCGCTGTCGCTTTCTCCCAACTGGCGGCATCGGCCTTGGGCACCTTGCCCGTGACAGACAAATGCACGCCCGTGACGGTCCAGCCAGCCTCTACTTTTTCCATCGTGACGGTGGCAGTGGTCGCCAGTTGCTCAGCGACCAGATTCGCCGCGCCCAACTGTCCGGAAAGGGCCATCGTAAAACAGCCGGCGTGGGCCGCCGCGATCAGCTCTTCCGGGTTCGTCCCTTTTCCATTCTCAAATCTCGTACTGAACGAATATTGCGTCTCGCTCAAGACACCACTGTCCGTCGAGACCGTCCCTTTGCCTGTTTTGAGATCTCCTTGCCATTTTGCTGAAGCATTCCGTTTCATGCGATCCTCCTATCGTGAACCGTTGATGGTCAATGCCGCGCGACCACAGGCCTCGCCGATCGGATCAATCGGCCAGGCACTTTCCCTGGTTGCCTTTCTACTTATCCGGATCGACGCCTCGATTCCTGCCATGCGCCCCAGCCGGATCCTGTCCGATGGGCGACGTAGAGGTGGTTCGAAATGATCTCTTGGATCGGCCCATGACTCAACTCAATGGTCATTGGTTCGCCGGTCCGGAGATCGACGGTCACCTGTCCCGGCTCGTGATCGATCGTCACAGAGACGCTCCGACCTCTCCATTGCAGCGGGAACGACAACCGATCCCAGTTCGATGGAAGGTGCGGGTCGATGACAAGCCCGTCTTCTCGAAGCCTGACACCCCCCATGCCGAAGACAGCGGCCTGCCAGAGCCCCCCGAGGGTAGCGATGTGAACTCCTCCCGCCGCATTACCCCTGTGATTGGAAAGATCGATCGCCGCAGCGTCCCGAAAATAACGCGCGGCCAGGTCGGAATCGCCGAGCCTGGCGCTCACGAAGGCATGAAGGGCGGGACTTAAGGAGCTGCCATGTGCGGTACGGGGTTCATAATAACGAAAGTTCGCCTCATGCACTGCAGACGGGAATCGTTCCCAGAGGAGCGCGCTCAGCGCGACCACGTCCGCCTGCTTGACCACTTTGGACTTTTGCGTCCTGTCGCGCCCGAGCATCACATCGATGGGCGCAGGCAGGGTGCGGTACGCCTGGAGTTCGACCTCCTCCAGTTGAAAGAAACCGGCAAATTGCTCGAACAGATTGGTCGACCGGTCGAATCCGGTGGTCATGAGCTCCGCGGTCCGACGCCAGGCATCCGGTTCATCGGGCTTGACCTGCAAGCGCTCGCATATGATAGGCCAGACATCGGAACGGCGCGAGCGGAGCCAGTCGACCGTGTCCGCGGCCCGCTCCAGGTTCCATTGCGCCATGACATTGGTGTACGCATTGTCATCCACGGATTCATGGTATTCATCCGGCCCGATGACCGTTCGAATGTGATACTGCCCGTCCGGCTCTAACCGGCCACGACTCACCCAGAATCGTGCGGTCTCGATGAGAATGTCCGCACCTGCCGCGAGAAAAAAGGCCTCATCCGCCGTCGCCTGCCAGTATTGCCAAACCGCATAGGCGACATCGGCGCTGATATGGTGCTCCTGGATCCCTGTGAGCACTTGAACCACCCGACCATCCGGTGCGATGACCGTATCCGGCGTGACATCTTCTCCGGTATCGGCGGACTCCCAGGCGAACAACGCTCCCTGATATCCCAGCCGCCGCGCCCTGTCGCGGGCAGCCGGAAGAGTATGGAAACGGTACTGCAAGAGAGCCCGCGCTGCCGGAGGATCGGTAAAAGTGTAAAACGGCAGCAGATAGATTTCCGTATCCCAGAAGACGTGCCCTTTGTAGATGGAGCCGGTGAGAGCCCTAGCTCCGATAGACGCATGCTCGTCCTTCGGATTCACGGCGCTATTGAGATGATAGAGGGCAAAGCGTAGCGCGCGCTGCGCCATTTCATCGCCGGCTACCTCCACTCCGCTGGCGCGCCAACGATCCTCCCAGGCTTCCGCATGTTGCAGAATGTGGGCATCCAGCCCCGCCTCGGAGGCTCGACAAACATGTTCGCTGGCTGCAACAGCGGGATCCTGTACCTCGCGGGATGAATAGACGACAACCGAGCGATTGAACCGGGCCGCCTCGCTCCTTTGGGCCCGCCACGTCCACTGCTCTGCAAATCCTTCGACCGGGCTATTGCCCGCTCCCTCCTGACTGTTCTCATGTCGCAGCTTGTCATGAGATGCCATGGCGATCGTCGTTCCCCTGTCCGTCCGCCTCACGATCACGGCTGCCTCGCCCTCCACCCTGGAAGACCATGGTGTCCCCGGCTGAGGCCCTTCAGTGAAAGATTCGATCGAGATGGTACCGGAATAATTCTCTGGCGTGATCGTGACCGATTGGAGCAGGAGGTGTCGATCGTGATGACACACGGCGCGCACGCAGGTGAGGGCCGTCACTCGGCCCTGCTCATCCTCGTGCCGCCAGGTTCGAAAAAACAGACCATGCTGCAAATCAAGGATGCGTCGGTGATCGAGCGTGGTTCCGGTTTCGAGCGACAGCGGGACCCCTTCCACCAGCACGCGAAGCTGCGTCCAATCATGGAGCTTCGTGAGCTCCAGGGTACCTCCTGGGGCCTCAGAGGCCTCAAACGCTCCGGCCAGGAAGGTGGCAGGGGAGGAGAGGCTCGTGCGTTCGGCGAGCGAACCCCGCGTCCCCACATAGCCGTTCGCCATCGTAAAGATCGACTCGATCTCATGCTCCCACCCCGGCTCGAACCCTGATTCGACCAGAACCCAGCTTGGGTCAATGGCGAAGGGCAGATTGGCCGACAATAACGGGGGAGCCGGTTTCGCCTCTTCTTCTCCTCGATCCGGTCCTGACAGGATCGATTTGTCGCGAGGTATCCACATCTTGACGTTCCTTCACATCTCCGAGGGGCAGAATGGTAGCATGCAGAGGCTATCACCTCTCCCGTATGCCGACGCACAGACTGACACGCAAGGGAGATCGAGGATGACACAAGGCGCAACCGGAGAACAACCGTTCCATCCACGGTCCATTGATCTGACCAAGTTCGATGCGGTGCTCTTCGATCTTGACGGAGTCCTCACAAAAACCGCCGTCGTGCATGCAGCCGCCTGGAAACGCTTATTCGATGAGTACCTGCAGGCGAAAGCTTCCCGCGAACAGGTCCCTTTTCGACCCTTTGATGTCATGCTCGACTATCAGCGATACGTTGACGGCAAGCTCCGGTACGACGGGGTACGGGCCTTTCTCGAATCACGCAACATTGTCTTGCCCTATGGCACCGCCCACGATGGCCCGGAGCAGGAAACGGTCCAGGGGCTCGGCAATAAGAAGGACGGGTACTTCCAAGCTCATCTCAAACAGCATGGCATCGAGCTGTATGACGACGCGGTGCGATTTCTTCGGACCCTTCGAGCACAGGGGGTGCGGACAGCGGTCGTCTCAGCCAGCAAGCACACCGCGGCCGTCCTACAAAAGACCGGCCTCGCGGACTACTTCGATACTCGAGTTGACGGCATCGAAAGCGAACGACTCCATCTTGCGGGGAAGCCGGCACCGGATGGTTTCCTCGAAGCGGCACGGCGACTGCAGGTGGATCCACCGCGAGCCATTGTCGTGGAAGACGCCGTTGCGGGCGTGCAGGCCGGGCGCAACGGCGGATTTGGATTGGTCATCGGGGTCGATCGGACCGGCCATGCGGAGGAGCTCACACGAAACGGTGCGCATCTCGTGACGTCCGACTTGGCTGAACTGTGCGTATAGCTCTTGACATCGCCGCGTCCGACTGGATCAACAGATCTGATGACCGCACCTCGACTCGCAGGTCCCGAACAAATCCATTCCGATTCGGCATCTGCAGAATGGGGGCGGGGAGGCCGAGACCTCCCCGCTCCGAGCTGCCGTTATTGCACCTCTACCGTGATCGTATCGGTCGCGGCCAAATGGTCGTGGTCATGGGTTGCGGCTTGGACCTTGATCTCATGTTTGCCCTTGTTGAGACCTTTGAATGTGCCGGGAAACTTCTTCTGCGGTTCGCCGTCCAGATACACATGCCCATGAGCCGCCTTGGAACCTTTGGTGAGTTCATAGGTGAGCTCGAAGGTCTCTCCCACTTGTGCCCCGTCTTTCGGCGAGGTGCTTGTGATGTGTGATCCGTCATCGACCTCGGCGAATAGGGGACTGGCCGAAAAAATCAGGCCGGCCGTGAACAACGTGGCGAAAAATCCCTTCATGTGTCGCATCGCACCCTCCTTGGTTGGGCTCTGGCGATCGTCCATTGACCGCTCAGTATTCATCACCAGCGCGCTTGTCCCTCGATGGTGATCGTCAGTTCGACTCATCGCTTAGTGCTCTCCGTAGCGTTCCATCCACTTGCGAAGGTGCTCCACGGCTTCTGCCTTCTGATCCTGCCGCAGGGTCGCATGCCACTCGGCCACCTTCGGCAACACGCGCTGCATCAAGCGGGTCTGTCCTGCCTGGTGCCGCTCAAACAATTGGGCCACCTTGGACTGATCCAACCGATCACTCTGGACCTGCGCGATCACATCCTCCATGATGACCCGGTGCTCTTGTTGTGACTCGGCCCGGGCAGCGATCACTTCGTCTTTCACGACGGCCAGCTTCGCCTTCTGCTGGTCATCCAGGTCCAAGTGTTTCGCAATCTTGCCCGTCATCCAGTCAGCGCGCTCCGACGGCGTATGGTGACGATGGCACCCGGCACCGACAAGCGCTCCGGCCAGGACCAGCGTTCCGACGACCACCCTGAATGTGTTTTGCATACTCATACGGCCCTCCCTTTGGTGTGATCTCACGCACTCAGTACTCGAAGGCGACGCGATAGAGCGCCGGAGTCATTTCAACCCCCAGTTCCCCGAGCTTGGCCTTCATCGGCGTGACGCTCTTTTCGTAGGCCTTCCAGTACACCTCTTCGTTCTCCCAGAGCGCTACGTTGATGTAGTTAAATTTGCTGTCCGGCTTGATGCTTGTATGGAATTTTCCGCTGATGAACCCCTCCTGCTTCGTGATGTGCTCCTTGACCTCCTGCCACCACTGCACAAATTCCGCTTCTTTGGTATGAGGGACTGAAAACACATTGATCAACGTAACCGGCATGGCATGCCTCCTTGAATATGTTCGATTTTGACTTCCACCTTCATCTGACACTTGTTCAGACGCAGGGTTTGATCGCGACCCACCTGCGGCCTGGCGGGAGCAGGGCACCCGCCAGACCCATTCAGGTTATTGCGCCTTCCGCAGATCGATCACAGTTCCTTCTTCGTTCAGCTCGACGACAATATTGTCTCCGTCGGCGATCGGCTTGGTCTTGATTTCCATCCGCTCCAGCGGGAACACTTTCTCCCCCTCCGGCGTGGCGAGCTTGATCTGATTCTTGTTGGGCCCCGTACGGATCAACTTGCCGAAGATCAGCCGATGGGTCCCGGCCTTGGCCTTATCTTTTCCATGCACATCGATCACCATGCCCTCTTCATTGATCCAGAGGGACACGTGATCGCCGACCGCTGCATCGGCCGGGGCATACTTCTTCAAGAGCGTGTACTGTCCGGCCGGCGTCTTCACGTAGGCCAGGCTCGCATCAAACTTGACGACCGTGCCGTCCACCTGAATGACATAACCGGGCTTCGTGCGCGGGTGCTCGTCAAAGCTCATCTCGACCGTGAAGCGATGGATGTCGATCATCTTGCCCGCTTCGTTCAACTCGATGGTCACCGGTGCCCCTTCTTCCAAGGCGGACAACTTGGACTTTCCGGTTTGCACATCGATGGCCTTCTCTCCTTCCGGCGTCCACACTTTGATTTCTTTCTTATCCGGCGAGGTATAGGCCAGGTTGCCGGTCACGAAGCGATGGGAATGGGCCTTGTCTCCCTTGCGATGGACATCGATCACGGCATTGTTTTCATTGACCTGCATGTCCACTTCTTCCCCGACCTCAAGGTTCTTGGGCGTGAGCGTCGACGCGATTTTCATCGTCCCCCAGGGGGTCTTCACGGTGGTGATGCCTGACTGCACATTCGACACGACCCCGCTGACCTTCATGTGCGTGGCCTTCTTGCCCCCGCCTTCGGCGGCGAATCCATAGGGCACCGCCATCGACAAGCTGAGAACCATTGAACCGAGAATAACCATTGTGCGTGTCATCGTTTGACTCCTTTCATCCGTGATTGTGAACGCCTGTCTTGCCTAAATTCTGTACGATGGCCCTGGTCAGGCAGCCTGATGCCTGAATCGTGACCCCCATGCGGTACATCTGGGACAGAAGCGTCGTGCCCGCCTCATCGATAAAGGTCACTTCCCGGAGATCGACGTGGCATGGGACCGGCCCGTCGAACTCCTGCTTCAACCAACAATCCCGCAGCTCCCGGACCCAGGGACCCGCCAACCGCCCGGAAAGAACGAAGGTGGTTCCCGGGTTCGTATTCGACACCGTAATCTTCAGCATGATCGTGGACCCCTTCGTCCCTTGAGTCCGGCCGGGCCGATGCCCGGCCCCACCATGACGCTCAGAACGTGCGCAGAGCGAAACTCGCTTCCCGCGCCTTGAGAGCCGGGGATTCCTCACCAAGCCACCGGGCGATTACGGCGTCCAGCGACCACTTGCCGCCACCGACGACCAGCAGCACAAGGCTCATGGCGATCACCAGGAGATGGAACTCAAAACCCTCACCTTGCTGCTGCCCAAACCAGTTCATGAAGAACCCCTGCGGCAAGTGCACCGTCATGATCGCGCCGAGCATAATCACAATGAAGCTGGCCGCCGTGAAGCGCGTCAGCAATCCGGCAATCAGGGCCAGACTCCCGATGGATTCGCCGATGATGACCAGGAACGCCACGATCCATGGCAAGTGCATGACATTGGTAAAGAAGCCCATCGTGCCGTCGAAGCCATTCCCACCGAACCAGCCCAACAATTTTTGGGCACCGTGGGCGAAGATCACTCCACCCAACACCACTCGAAGAATCAAACCCGCCCAGGACTCATCCGTTCTGAAAAAGCTGTACATGTCACACCTCCTTGATATGAATTACC from Nitrospira sp. ND1 includes the following:
- a CDS encoding HAD family phosphatase translates to MAVSQDPDSVAFLFDLDGTLVDSVYQHVLAWREATQAAGIELPVWRIHRQIGMSGGLMLHALWRETGRPVSKDEAERIQRVHADAFAKQAPSLRVLPGAQALLNALTAAHVPYAIATSGRLQSAQHTLKLLKLPPGTPVVTRDQVQRAKPDPDLFLAAAEQLRVPIAKCIVVGDSVWDLLAARRASALGVGLLSGGYGREELERAGAYRTYDDPADLLRHLDECGVRPEPPV
- a CDS encoding Spy/CpxP family protein refolding chaperone encodes the protein MSMQNTFRVVVGTLVLAGALVGAGCHRHHTPSERADWMTGKIAKHLDLDDQQKAKLAVVKDEVIAARAESQQEHRVIMEDVIAQVQSDRLDQSKVAQLFERHQAGQTRLMQRVLPKVAEWHATLRQDQKAEAVEHLRKWMERYGEH
- a CDS encoding OsmC family protein is translated as MKRNASAKWQGDLKTGKGTVSTDSGVLSETQYSFSTRFENGKGTNPEELIAAAHAGCFTMALSGQLGAANLVAEQLATTATVTMEKVEAGWTVTGVHLSVTGKVPKADAASWEKATAAAKAGCPISRLLNATITMDAKLEN
- a CDS encoding DoxX family protein, producing the protein MYSFFRTDESWAGLILRVVLGGVIFAHGAQKLLGWFGGNGFDGTMGFFTNVMHLPWIVAFLVIIGESIGSLALIAGLLTRFTAASFIVIMLGAIMTVHLPQGFFMNWFGQQQGEGFEFHLLVIAMSLVLLVVGGGKWSLDAVIARWLGEESPALKAREASFALRTF
- a CDS encoding glycoside hydrolase family 65 protein, which encodes MWIPRDKSILSGPDRGEEEAKPAPPLLSANLPFAIDPSWVLVESGFEPGWEHEIESIFTMANGYVGTRGSLAERTSLSSPATFLAGAFEASEAPGGTLELTKLHDWTQLRVLVEGVPLSLETGTTLDHRRILDLQHGLFFRTWRHEDEQGRVTALTCVRAVCHHDRHLLLQSVTITPENYSGTISIESFTEGPQPGTPWSSRVEGEAAVIVRRTDRGTTIAMASHDKLRHENSQEGAGNSPVEGFAEQWTWRAQRSEAARFNRSVVVYSSREVQDPAVAASEHVCRASEAGLDAHILQHAEAWEDRWRASGVEVAGDEMAQRALRFALYHLNSAVNPKDEHASIGARALTGSIYKGHVFWDTEIYLLPFYTFTDPPAARALLQYRFHTLPAARDRARRLGYQGALFAWESADTGEDVTPDTVIAPDGRVVQVLTGIQEHHISADVAYAVWQYWQATADEAFFLAAGADILIETARFWVSRGRLEPDGQYHIRTVIGPDEYHESVDDNAYTNVMAQWNLERAADTVDWLRSRRSDVWPIICERLQVKPDEPDAWRRTAELMTTGFDRSTNLFEQFAGFFQLEEVELQAYRTLPAPIDVMLGRDRTQKSKVVKQADVVALSALLWERFPSAVHEANFRYYEPRTAHGSSLSPALHAFVSARLGDSDLAARYFRDAAAIDLSNHRGNAAGGVHIATLGGLWQAAVFGMGGVRLREDGLVIDPHLPSNWDRLSFPLQWRGRSVSVTIDHEPGQVTVDLRTGEPMTIELSHGPIQEIISNHLYVAHRTGSGWGAWQESRRRSG
- a CDS encoding antibiotic biosynthesis monooxygenase — encoded protein: MPVTLINVFSVPHTKEAEFVQWWQEVKEHITKQEGFISGKFHTSIKPDSKFNYINVALWENEEVYWKAYEKSVTPMKAKLGELGVEMTPALYRVAFEY
- a CDS encoding STAS domain-containing protein, translating into MLKITVSNTNPGTTFVLSGRLAGPWVRELRDCWLKQEFDGPVPCHVDLREVTFIDEAGTTLLSQMYRMGVTIQASGCLTRAIVQNLGKTGVHNHG
- a CDS encoding HAD family phosphatase is translated as MTQGATGEQPFHPRSIDLTKFDAVLFDLDGVLTKTAVVHAAAWKRLFDEYLQAKASREQVPFRPFDVMLDYQRYVDGKLRYDGVRAFLESRNIVLPYGTAHDGPEQETVQGLGNKKDGYFQAHLKQHGIELYDDAVRFLRTLRAQGVRTAVVSASKHTAAVLQKTGLADYFDTRVDGIESERLHLAGKPAPDGFLEAARRLQVDPPRAIVVEDAVAGVQAGRNGGFGLVIGVDRTGHAEELTRNGAHLVTSDLAELCV